One window of Rasiella rasia genomic DNA carries:
- a CDS encoding DUF4286 family protein has translation MIIYNVTINVDASIQENWLTWIKEHIPQVLATGHFTEAKLTQVLVEEDMGGTTYSVQYRAKSREALDAYYKNDAERMRKEGLQQFADKMLAFRTELEVIDEYTVNFQN, from the coding sequence ATGATTATTTATAATGTTACCATAAATGTAGATGCATCCATACAAGAAAATTGGCTCACTTGGATTAAAGAGCATATTCCACAGGTTTTAGCAACAGGACACTTTACCGAAGCTAAACTTACTCAAGTTCTTGTAGAAGAAGACATGGGCGGCACCACATATTCTGTTCAGTATCGAGCAAAATCGAGAGAAGCATTAGATGCCTACTATAAAAATGATGCAGAGCGAATGCGAAAAGAAGGGCTGCAACAGTTTGCAGATAAAATGCTAGCGTTTAGAACCGAGTTGGAAGTCATAGATGAGTACACCGTAAATTTTCAGAACTAG